The genomic interval gccaggtcgcagttgtaaatgagaacttgttctcaagtaGCTTacgtggttaaataaaggtgaaatcaaaatttaaaaaataataaaatatgttAAGTATTATGTTTACTAATTATTAGTGCTCAAGAGCCTCCGGTAATTTAACGCCAGGTACATTCCGGTAATGTTATTCAAAGTTACAACTAAATTCTAAAACATACTCACGTGTCTGGTGTCATCAATCTAAGAAGCATCCTAAGATACTacaatgacagactgaccaggtgaatccaggtgaaaactatgttCCCTTAATCTATGATCACAGATTTAATCCACTttattcagtgtagatgaaggagaggagacgggttaaagaaggatttttaagccttgagacaattgaaacatggattttatatgtgtgccattcagagggtgaattgacAAGACgaaatatgtaagtgcctttgaacaaggtatgatagtaggtgccaggattCCCAGgagcaccagtttgtgtcaagaactgcaatgctgctgggtttttcacactcaaccgtttcccgtgtgtatcaagaatggtctaccacccaaaggacatcaaggcAGTGAGGCAGGCTGCTGTTGCTGAGCGAGTGAGTGGTGGCGGGGAAGCTGGCTGGAACCCTGTTGCTCAGTGTTCTCTAAAGTCCAATAAATGGCTTCAACCTGGTAGTGGGGCTCCTGGTTGGCCTAACCCAGCACTTTGGGGGtgtgcagaacacacacacacacttccctcagTCATCTGTCTGTAAAGTCTCAATCCCCCTGTTTATTTAACTCATCCCTGATTATATTGCTGTCTGTTCCTCTACTACCTGCCGAGCAAGATATGAGGAATGGCAGCAGCATCACCAACTTGTATGGGGATCTCCTCAATCTCTGATGGAGCTAATACCAAACCAGCACTAGTGTTTTGGTGAGTACTTATCTCTACACATTCATTTACATttattatgaaataaaataatcCAAAAAGCAAACTGCTTTTAGGTTTTTAGAATCCAGATGAAAGGAACACTATTATTTTAGAGCAGTGTGACTTGTATTAACACTATTTCACAATGATTAACATTAAGTTAACACCATTTCACAAGAATGTTTTCTGAAGACACCTCGTAACCATTTACTATCAATCACTTCTATAGTTCAGATTAAATCATTTGGTGTGATGAACCAATAACAAAAGGGGGTAATGCAGTGAAGCAAATATGACCATAAGTATTTAGATTGTTACTATGGATACACCTATTGGATAAATGTGTAAACTCCTCTCTTGCTTCTGAACAAAATGGGGTTAGTTTTCAGGCCTTGTGGGTGGGTTTTGAGTGGTCATATCGCTATAAATTTTAGCTTGACCTGGCAACACTGCCAATGAGAAGCAATCTGGCAGTCTGTCAAagtagctagcttgctaccgTCTGCGTCGCAAGAAAATCAGCCAGCTGCCATTGACTGACAGCTGGCGAGTGCCATTTTTTTCATGGTTCTAGGtagattttttttaaccattttgaACAAAGAGCTAATTTGGGAGCCCTTGACCTTTTCTTCATATGTCACTGTTTTTTAAAAGCAATTTCTAATCTTTTGAATTAATGGTTCACCCCGGAGGTGTTTTTAACTATTCAATGTTTGGAACCACGATAACCAGCACGTTGTTGACATTTATATGCAAACATATTTTTGGGGTGTTAGTTCTGGAACCGGAACCGCAGGAAGAGGTTGGAGCCCTATTGTTGGGAGGGGCAAGCTGCTTGGATTCCCTCCATCTTCTTTTAGCCACTTTATGATGGAACCTTCCTCAGACgagtttgtagtcacaagcttgatgtaaggAATATTGGAACAAATACTACAAATACTACAAATACAATCTTTTGACGACTTTgatacactataagtgaatttgtccaaatacttatgacttcttcGAATGCGGGGACTAGATACatgaagtgctttcatttctaaacagtGAAACATATATGAAAATAACCTCAAATATAAGGTGACATTATGTTCTGTCGCCTcacatgaaacatttgatctcaaatccaaaatactGGAGTATAGAGCACATTTTAAATTTTATCTTTACTGTCCACGTTTGTTATACAACTGGTGCAAtactatatagtgcaatacttttgaccagggacataCTTGACCAGGGTCAAAAAGAGTTTGTATGGACTCACCTGGATGTATTTCTCAGGTGGGGAAGGAGGACGTGTTTTAAGATGCTGGGGCAGCTCTAATCTTACAACTTCCTTCAGCTTGTGGCTCTGCTCCTGCGTCTGTAAACATTACATGGAATATCTGAACATCTGAAGAAActcagatacagtgcattcagaaagtattcagacccctttactttccactttttgttacattgcagccttCTTCTAAATGTATtacatcgttttttcccccctcaatctacacacaataccccataatgacgaagcaaaaacaggtttttagacatttttgcaaatatattaacaataaaaaaacaaatacattaacataagtatgcagaccttttactcagtactttgttgaagcacctttggcagcgattacagcctcgagtcttcttgggtatgacgctacaaacgtggcacacctgtattcggggagtttcttccattcttctctgcagatcctctcaagccctgtcaggttggatggggagcgtcgctccgcagctattttcaggtctctccagagatgttcgattgggttcaagtccgggctctgcatgggccactcaaagacattcagagacttgtcctgttgtaaggtgaaccttcgccccattctgaggtaacaagcgctctggagcaggtttttatcaaggatctctctgtactttgctctgttcatctttcgatcctgactagtctcccagtgctgactgctgaaaaacatcctcacaacatgatgctgccaccaccatgcttcaccgtagggatggtgccaggtttcctcctgacttggcattcaggccaaagagttcaattttggtttcatcagaccagagaatcttgcttctcatggtctgagagtcctaggtgccttttggcaaactccaagcgggctgtcatgttccttttactgaggagtggactttgtctggccactctaccataaaggtctgctttggtggagtgctgcagagatggttgtccttctggaaggttttcccatctccacagaggaactttggagctctgtcagagtgacaattgggttcttggtcacatctctgaccaaggcccttctcccccgattgctcagtttgaccgggcggccagctctaagaaaaGGCTTGGtcattccaaacttcttccatttaaaaatgatggtggccactgtgttcttggagaccttcagtgctgcagacattttttaaatatttccccagatctgtgcctcgacactcctgtctcggagctctacagacaattccttcgacctcatggcttggtttttgctctgacatgcactgtcaactgtgggaccttttatatagacaggtgtgtgtgtgtgtgtgcctttccaaatcatgtccaatcaattgaatttaacacaggtggactccaatcaagttgtagaaacatctcaaggatgatcaatggaaacaggatgcacctgagctcaatttcgagtctcatagcaaagggtctgaatacttatgtaaataaagtatttctgttttatttgtaatacatttgcaaacatttctaaaacctgtttttgccttctcattatgggttattgtgtgtatatagatgaggaacatgttttatttcatcaattttagagtaaggctgtaacgtaacaaaatgtgtaaaaatggaaggcgtctgaatactttccgaatgcactgtatgcgaTTGAGTGACCTTATAACTATGATTTAATTGTTTTGATTCAAATGGAGCCCAGTTCAGTATGTCCCTGACTGGCTAATCAATGGAGGCTGATAAGGTTGTGTAGTTGTAggaaatatattattattatactttttttttttttatcccctttttttatccccaatttcgtggtatccaattggtagtagttacagtcttgtctcatcgctgcaactcccgtacgtactcgggagagacgaaggtcgagagccatgcgtcctccgaaacacaacccaacctagccgcaatGCTTCTttacacaatgcacatccaacccggaagccagccgcaccaatgtgtcggaggaaacactgtacacctggcgacctggttagcacgcactgcgcccggcccgacacaggagtcgctagtgcgcgatgagacaaggatatccctgccgtccaaacccttcctaacccggacgacactgggccaattgtgcaccgccccatggaaGCATTGGAAATAGAACTCTTGTTCTGTGTTTATACCGCATCATGTTTCACTGGCTCACCTTGTAGGACGTGGTCAAGAATCCCCATTTATTGGGCCAGGCTTTGGCTGACTCAAGCTCTATTTTGACGTAAACTTTCCTGAAAATCAAAGACACGTagaaggcttttttgaaagagCATTGGGCCTGCATAAAAACGCCAAATGGCTCATAAAACAATTAACATAGCTCAGAGAACCCTACTGACCCCAATCTATATTAAAAGTATAGCTTATTTTAGTGGTAATCTACCTAGCTATATCTCTTCAgacactgttactactactgttatccCAATACTAGGATACTAATACTGCTGGCTTACTTCTTATTCtataaccactactactactagccttctactaccaccaccatgaaCGACTGTTACCAATCCACCATTACCACAACAAACAAAAACTCATAGCTAATCATCTTTAACAAAAGTGACAAACCTTGTGCTATATCAAAAAAGAAAGGCTAATATGTTAGCAAAATACAAGGAATACAATTCAAAATGTCATTGCATTTGTTTTGTTGTGAACCCATAGACTTTAAAGAGAAGAGTTTACCAGATTTCATCCTGATCCACAAAGTTAAATTCTTTACCAGATCCAGATTGTTTTGGGGCTGCCATCTATGCCGGAAAGCTTGTCTGTCTCTGTGACTTCTTACCTTATGGTGTCTGTAAGTTATACTGACAGATATGTTTAccgtcaccatagcaacacattGCGGTGACACTATCCTTTTGTGTATCCTGCGATACAATGCCACATCATTTGAGTGTCACACAGAGATCACACCATacaccctgtgtgtgtttgtgtgtaaaatTAGAAACATGAGTACATAATAAGGTGTTTACAGTGATGGACTACGACTACACAGTACTTagggaaagtctacacaccctttGCACAGTGTTCACGTTGTTGCCTTAAATTTCAATCGAAAAAACGATTAAGTAGGATTTTGTTTACTACTTATCTATAGAACTTCCTCCACATTTTCAGAGtgttaaaaaaaattatacaacATTTTCTAAATAAGATGTCTTCATTTCATACAGGTCGACGCTCCTTTAGCAGGAATTACAGCTGTGAATTATTTTGAATAAGATTCCAATAACTTTTAgcatatatccattgtttttgtcaaaattgctcagGCTCAGTTAATTTGGTTGGGAATTATTGATGGACTACAATATTCAGATTTAAGTCAGCACTGAGAATGGAGCACTCAGGAACACTCAACAGCTCTTGGAAAGCCATGTGTCAGTGACTAACATATATGCttggagtcaggaagcaggtgcagaagggGAGTTGAATGATAAGAAAGGCAGATATACAAAACAGGAGAAGCGTACTGAACTCAACCAAAACCAGTACTGCCTGATGACTGaggctactgagggctaaataaagggagagtaatcaaggtgatgatgaggtccaggtgtgcgtaacgatggggaGCAAGTGAGTGTAATGATGATGCCAGGACTGAtggttagtagaccggtgacATTGAGCGCCGGAGCAAGAGTAGGTGAcagtgacaagcatacccataacaatgCTGCCACaacaatacttgaaaatacatAGAGTTTTACTCtgatgtgttgtgttagatttgacccataacaaaaaaataataatttaggcCAAAAAAGTACATTTATTTGCGTTATTACTTAATTAAGGGCCTTGttgcaattttttttaaacacaggcttccttcttttcactttttCATACAGACCAGTACCCTTACAAAAATGTACCATGGTAGGGAAATGGAAAAAAAACATGACACCATGTTTTTTTGGTCATTAACATGGCCGGATAACACCATGGTAGTTTCCTGCCGCAGTACTGACAAAAAAACATTATAGAAGCATGgtcgtttaaaaaaaaactattttactATCATGGCAGGAAAATACCATGGCATTTGCACCAGTAGTAGTGACCAAAAAAACATGACTTATTTTTCAAAAATGTGTTTTGGCTAACAAGGCAGGAAAGACAACAGTTTACAAATTCCCCGAAATCATGAAACACCATTGGTGATACCAATAAGCTAAGACTCAAAAACTGTCAGAAAAGCGAAGAAACCTTTTGTCAAGACCTGAAAACTTTCCTCCACttctgtcccgtcgatgtggataggggggttctccctctgctgtttcctgaagtccactatcatctccttatttttgttgacgttgagtgagatgtTGTTTTCCTGATACCACATTTGAAGTGCCCTcacctccctataggttgtctcgttgttgctggtgatcaagcctactactgttgtgtcgtctgcaaacttgatgattgagttggaggagtgcatggccacgcagtcatgggtgaacagggagtacaggagggggctgagcatgcacccttgtggggccccagtgttgaggatcggcgatgtggagatgttgtttactaccttcaccacctggtggcggcccgtcaggaagtccaggacccaattgcacagggcggggttgagacccagggcctcaagcttaatgatgagcttggagggtactttggtgttgaatgctgagctgtagtcaatgaacagcattcttggtattcctcttgtccagatgggatagggcagtgtgcagtgtgatggcgattgcattgtctgtggacctattggggcggtatgcaaattgcacgaatgccgccatctatccacggtttatggttagggtaggttttaatagtcacagtgggtacaccatctcctatgcacttccttataaatttCCTATGCACTTCCTCCGAATCAGTTTATCAATctatattattctctgaggctaccaggaacatgtcccagtccgcgtgatcaaaacaatcttgaagcgtggattccaattggtcagaccagcgttgaataggcCTTGTCACAGGTACATTCTGTTAGAGTTTCTGGCTATAGGAGGGAAGAaataaaatggagtcatggtcagatttgttgaaaggagggcgggggagggccttgtatgtatCACAGAAGTTAGGGTAGCAGTGATCCAGTTTTTTGCCAGCTCGGGTactacaatcaatatgctgatagaatttaggttgccttgttctcaaatgtgctttgttaaaatcccctgctacaataaatgcagcctcaggatatgtggtttccagtttgcatagagtccagtgaagttccttgagggccgtcgtggtatcggcttgagggtaggatatacatggctgtgacaataaccgacgagaattatcttgggagataatacagtcggcatttgattgtgaggaattctaggtcaggtgaacaaaaggacttgagttcctgtatgttgttacaattacaccatgagtcgttaatcatgaaacaaacacccccgcccttcttcccggagagatttGTATTCTTGTCGGCGCGACGCACAAAGAAtcccggtggctgtaccgactccgacagcatgtcccctgagagccatgtttctgtgaaacagtgtatgttacaatccctgatgtttttgcatttcttttgttcataataataataataaaaaaattgaatagcagtcaagcatccaagctaacttgacagctacttccagacacaaatgagaaaaCAGCTCACTGAATATTACTCGCACTagtagagctggttaggctgttatgttatccagagcgttggtgactgcaactgtgctgtcagattgtccgtttgtaaattgaGAGCGTttcgctctgaacgctccgagagcgaaacggaCACTGAACGCTCTGGCCGATGAGTAGGGTTGATTCgaacgttctgacctcacaacggcagtcaagcacccaagctaactggctaacattggctagcttgctaactacttccagacacataatgaaagaacaccccactctgacccttttactcgccctagcagaactggttaggctgttttcatggtattcagagcattggtgactgcaactgttctgctggcaacaattgaattatgcTTTTTTGACGATGTTTACTGACATCGGCTATATTCAACTAGAGTTGAGCGTTCGTTAATTCATAAGTTATTCTGCGTTCTGGAAaactcagatgagagtgctctgaaatcagagtagatggccagtgtgaatttacgaacgcacccgaaatggttacttgcatagtggagactTTTGTTAatgtagcttgctagctagcataatcacaactcatgatgttactaccctgcatgaatctgcaggtagctaaccaaacaagttcaatgttagctagctaacattaggctatagttAGCCAAGCAAATGGCGAATAATAAGATAATTcgcgtaacattagctagcgagccagccagctaacgctagctagctaacagtacactttaacttgaaatgaaaccactttcttaCCCGTGTACATCATAGTCTCTTatcatggatgccatggttgccgttagtttgaagatgtaatcctgagaccggtgttttctccatctccttagctatcatactcaaattccactgaactcggtcctccagagagtggagagcaacacttatgcagttttaTTACGCAATACATAAAAAAGCCGCTttagacaggattaccaacacatacTGACctgctcaaatagacagaagcgtgctatttGGCAAAACACAGCCAGCCATGTGGATGATTGGAGGAATTCCAACAGACTGACTTTGGTCTTCCAAAATGGTGTGTTTGCTTGGGGATTTGTGACGCAACTGCAAGCCCTCTGTTTCACTTTGAAATTTCACTTTGAAATGGAGTCCATAATTTGCTGTCTGTGTTTTGGGACCCTGTCACAGCTACAATGCAAAATGTCACATCCATAACATTTTTCTCTAATGTTATTAAGAAGGTGAAAATATTGATATCATTGTTGAGGTGTGCAGCACTCTAATTCGCAATGAAAAGAGATTTTCAAATATATTGTAAATGCATTTAGCACATTTATGCATTTATGGTTGGTTAAGACAGGACCACAAGTGCATTTTGATAGCCTATGCAATACCTATTCAAGATACTGGTGATTTCTTGGTTCTTTGTGGTACACTGCATTTTCAGATGAAAACAAAAGTATTATTAAGGTGAGGAAATCTTTAATATATAAACACTTGTTTTGGACAGCATCACAGCCATAACGGTACATTTGTGTCTGTAAAGTATGACAATTTGAATATTTTCATCATTGCTGTCTGTGTGTAGCCAAGCcttattttcaaaaatgtctattGATATTTTAACCTAATATTTTGAGATTCACAGAATTTTGCTGATATGTCCATTCTCTCAGAAATGCCTGTTCATTTCCGTCACATCCGTAACACAAGTTTTGGTGTTCCGTTACTTCAAAGTGGTATTACTTCGAATTTTGTGTCTACACTTCTCCTACAGGGTTCTACAAAAATacacattatattatattttcATTTATGCTTGATGATTCAATTATCGGAGGCATCGTAGCTGAAAAGCTGGGAGTCGAGAAGTTTAATAACACAAGAAACGTGGAGCGATACAAAACAAGAGTAGCGTTTGGACATGAAACATAACTAGTACTGCctggggagtgacagatatagggaaggtcaTCAGTGAAATGatggtgtgcgtaatgatggttgccagagCCAGTGATTAGTAAACCGGCGACGTCGAACGCCgaagagggggagcgggagtagaTGTGAGAGGCATTTTATGTACGAATTTCACATCTAAAACAATGGAATTGTGCAGTAGTAAAAGCTAAATTCAATCTTTTATCACAGGCCCCTAAACAAAGAACTTCACcaatgtcaactagattgaataATTAATTCTATAGATTTATGATGTTAATCTTGAGCAACGGTTTATTTAGTATTCCAGGGCTACATATAATGACAGAAAAGAAGCTGTATGTGTAACGattctcgttggtggaaggagaggaggaccaaaatgcagcgtcgtaagtgttcgtcatattttaatctcaaactgaacactacacaaaataacaacgataagaaaaaaacgaaacagttctgccaggtgaacagacactagacagaaaataaacacccacaacccatagtgggaaaacaggctacctaaatatgattctcaatcagagacaacgatcgacaacGTTCTCAatctctctgattgagaaccatatcaggccagacatagaaatacaacaacatagaaaacagaacatagactacccacccaaactcacgccctgaccaacctaacacaaagacataaaaagaaactaaggtcagaacgtgacagtatgtatctaattatagacaggatgactaacaaatagcctaccaaaatgtcagaaattataagcagaagCATATCTAAATCGGGCAAAAAAATATCCTGCACCCCCTGTCAAAAAAGCTTTCTGAgtcttggactgtagcctacagcacATTTTTCTAAATTAGTGGGTTAGGTTAGGGTCGTGTGCGGGTCTCAGATTTTCACTTCATCACATATAGTCAGGGTTTGCCGATGGGCTATTAGCAATTGCAGGCGGGTAAAAAAAACAAATGACCCGCGCACCGCTAGTCAGTTTAATGAAATGTGCAATAAAAAATATAGTGCCCAGACCTATTTAATGAAACACTGGCTATTGATGTCAGCAATTGATCAAAAAGCAGGGAATCCCGGATTCCCCCCTGAGCAAAATTTTTTGGAAAGGGCAAGTTCACTTTCTCATTCTTTCTCACGCATAAATGCATATCAAGTGCAAGTGTGCTGTCCAGCAGTTTACATGAACAGGATGGGTGGCAATTCATTCGGAGGGATTTCTACCATGAATCACAAAAATAGCCAAATAATCATGTAAATTACATTAAATTAAGCTCCTCTGCTGTCCCCCTCTGCAGTTTGACGACCTCCCTTGAGCTTGGTTCCTGGAAGAGTGGCCACCATCACAGTTATAGTAGATATGTTTTCATTCCTATTCGTCCCCGGACGGAAAGCTGGTCTCTCTGGACggagagctggtctctctggACATGGAGCTGGTCTCTTTGGGTGTGGAGCTTTTCTATCTGAGGAACCCAGGGTCAACTTCATTGCAGTTATGGCAGACTTCAGATTTTCCACCTGTTTAAGGAGAGCttagatttttttaatgttgGCTCTTTTTGAGGGTGGACTTGGGATACTGGGAAGCTGTgagtctgcttctctctctcctcttcttgccTCAGCTCTTGCAATAGAACTGGACATGTGGGCAGCCTCTGTTCTTTCTCTTCTTTTGAAGATGTACCACTATTTCAGTGTTGTACAACTCGTGCAATGTCGACCCTGGACTCATTCATGCCTCTCTTCACTTTGACCTTCTGTAAAGACTTCTCTAGTCGAAGGAGGGAATCAGAGATCTTCTCTCCTGGTTTCTGTCGCAGGCCCTTGAAATTGTAGTAGAGGTCCTCTCCTGAGTCTGCTGT from Salvelinus fontinalis isolate EN_2023a chromosome 18, ASM2944872v1, whole genome shotgun sequence carries:
- the LOC129814827 gene encoding uncharacterized protein C20orf85-like, which translates into the protein MAAPKQSGSGKEFNFVDQDEIWKVYVKIELESAKAWPNKWGFLTTSYKTQEQSHKLKEVVRLELPQHLKTRPPSPPEKYIQVGPSPPVPPTTQALIGWRSTVPELQLERYGKVQCGKKSFLKELGWAFDACI